The Winogradskyella schleiferi genome contains the following window.
TAGTTCATATTATGGTTTGAATACTGAAAATACAATCACCTCTATTTTTAATATTCATTTTTTAACCTCCTTATTATTTGTTGCTGCATTTGGTTTTATTGTGTGGCTTTCTAGAAAGAAAAACTATGTTTCGGCATTTAAACCCGATTCTAATTGGAACAAATTATGGTCTTTTATAATTCCTTCCATATTGATATTTAGTGCTTATTATGCGTTTCGGCTTGAAATTGAATTGTATTGGGATCAATTATTTTACACTTCCAAAATTGAAATAACTTCAGAAGACAACTACAATAACGCCATTAGGAATTATGATTTAAGAGATTTTAAAACGATTTGGATTCTTATTTATTCCTTATTATTTATGGCAGCCTTGGCTTATGTGAGTTTTAAATTCATCAAAAACAAAACTCTAGAAGTAATAACAATAGGTCTTACGGTGGCTACAATAGTTATGTTTTTAGCGCAGGGACTTTATGCTATAAGCGAGTTACGGGAAAGCTATTTAAATCCTTCTGAATATTTTGACCAGACCAGCTTTTATTTATGGATTCGTTATATATCGTTCATCTTTTTAGCTTTGGCATTATTTACCTGTTATAAGTTTATTAAGCGTGAAGGCATAACGAGAGGTTTCAAGATTACGTACGATATTTTATTGCACCTTTCCATTATTTGGGTGTTAAGTAGCGAACTGATTCATTGGATGGATCTATTTGATTCTGCACAATCCTACAAATTAGGATTGAGCATACTTTGGGGAGTGTATGCCTTTCTTTTAATCGCTTTTGGGATCTGGAGAGATAAAGCTTATCTGCGCATAGGAGGTATGATTTTCTTTGGGATTACCTTGATAAAGCTGTTCTTTTACGATATTGTACATCTCAATACCATTTCAAAAACCATCGTGTTTGTATCACTTGGTGTGCTGCTTTTAATCATTTCATTTTTATATAACAAATACAAAAACCAGATTACAGATGACGTTAACGACTAAGCTACTCACAAGTTTTCTTATTGGATTTACGTTTATTTGTTCGGCGCAAATGGAAACCTATAATTACAAAAGAACATTGACGAATGTGAATGATGAATGGCATCAATTCACTTTGCCCATTGCTGTATTTGGAAAGTTGAATTCGGATTTGAGCGACCTTAGAATTTATGGCACTACTGAAAATGATACGATTGAAGCCCCTTACTTTCTTGAAGTACTGTCAGATAAAATAGTACATAAATCCATTCCTTTTAAAATCATCAATAAAACGAAAAGTGACAATAACTATTATTTTACATTTCAGTTAGATTCTGAAAATACTATTAACCAAATAAACTTAAATTTCAATGACACTAATTTTGATTGGAAAGTGGGTTTAGAAGGCAGCCAAAACCAAAAAGAATGGTTTACGATACTTGAAGATTATAGAATCTTGGCCATTAAAAATGAAGCGACCAATTTTAAATTTACAACCCTTGAGTTTCCTGAAACGAAATATCGTTTTTATAGACTAATAATCAAACATACGGTACAACCGGAATTAGAATCTGCTCAACTTTCCAAGCACGAAATCACAAAGGGAAATTCCGTGAAATACCTTATTGAATCACTTAAAACGAAAGAGGATAAACAGTTAAAAACGACTACAATAAATGCAGAATTAGAGTTGCCAATAGCGCTGAGCCAAATAGATATTGATGTGAGCAACAGTTTTGATTATTATAGGCCTCTAAAAATTGAATATCGCAGTGATAGCACAAAAACTGAAAAAGGATGGAAATACCATTACAGAACAATAACAAGTGGCACATTGAATTCTATGGAAGCCAATCGGTTTAAATTTGGAAATACGATTGCCAAATACCTAAAAATCACGATTTACAATAGCGATAACCAACCCTTGACGATTTCAGATTTTACAGCCAAAGGTTATGAATATAGGCTGATTGGTCGATTTACAGAACCAGCAGATTATACGCTGGTTTATGGAAATCCATCAGCAAGACAGCCTAATTACGATATCAATAAGTTTAAATCTAAAATACCTAAGGATTTAAAGCCTTTAAAAGTAGGAGCAGAGGAAGTCATCTTAAAACGAGGGCAGCAAAAGGTAACACCACTTTTTGAGAATGGGTATTGGCTTTGGGCAATTATTGGTGTGGTAATTATAGTGTTGGGAGGTTTTACGCTAAGGATGTTGCGGAAGGGTTAGTGTTTATTCATAAATAAGTTGAGTTGTTTCCCAAACATGTTCTTTTGAAAATTCACCGAAAAAACTTATATATTTACCTTCTTTAGAGATAACCACAAAACTTAAACATGGATAATGATGTTTAAAAAAATGGTTCTCAATAATTCCCTCTGGATCTTTTTTCCAATTAACTATTCCTGAATATTTATCAAGTCCATTATTATCTTTATAAATAAAAATGGGGTCAACTTTAGCTATCTGATTTAAACCGTTTTTTAGTTCGTTATGCCAATTTTTAATCCAATTTCTATCTGAAGAACTTCTACTGTTACAACGGTCTTTTCCTGGATAATAAATAATCACAATTGGTTTATTTGAGTCTATTTCTTTTCCAATCTCTGTTTCAAGTAAGGATTCTAATATTGATCTATCCGCAATGATTCCACGGTTCTCTCTATAAATTAGTCTTTTTTCATTTACTGAATCTCCTGGGATTTCTAAAAAATTATTAGTTGAAAGAATTTCATTGAACTCTGGTCTACTTATTTCTATACCATTTTCGTTATAATATTTGAGCTTTTTTTGCTCAACTTTTGTTGAAGAACAGGAACAAACTAAAATTCCGAAAATAAATATTTGAACTATCTTTTTCATGAGTGTAATTAAAATTATTAAGTAACAATCTTCCCATCAACCATTGTCAGCTTTCGGTCTGCCATAGCGGCCAATTCTTGGTTATGTGTGACAATTACAAAGGTCTGATTAAACTCATTTCTTAATTTAAAAAACAAATTATGCAACTGATCTGCAGATTCACTATCCAAATTTCCAGAAGGTTCATCAGCAAAAATAATATTAGGATTGTTAATCAAAGCTCTTGCCACAGCCACACGTTGCTGTTCACCACCAGACATACTGTTGGGTTTATGATGAATGCGCTCGCTTAAACCTAAATAATCCAATAGTTCTTTAGCACGTTTTTCGGCATCTGTTTTTGGAGTGTTATTTATAAACGCTGGAATACAAACATTTTCTAAAGCCGTAAACTCTGGTAATAATTGATGAAATTGAAAAATAAAACCAATATTCTTATTTCTGAATTTCGCCAAAGCCTTATCATTCAGCGTTTTTATGGATTGGTCGTTTATAATCAGTTCCGTATCTGATGCGTAATCGGGTTTATCTAAAGTACCCAAAATTTGAAGCAATGTCGTTTTACCTGCACCAGATGCGCCGACAATAGAAATGACTTCGCCTTCTAAAATGGTTAAATCAACTCCTTTTAAAACTTGAAGTTCTTTATAGGCTTTTTTAATTTGCTTTGAGGAAATAACAGTTTTATTCATACGTTGTGAAAATAATACTTAATGTCATAATCTACAATTTTATGATGTAGATATTATGGCAAATAAGTTGAATGTTTGTTTAATACGAATTACACTTTTTGTTTCAAATGTTATAAGTACTTTAAAATTGAGTAATTCATTATGAGTGCAGCATATTAAATACATAAACTTCTAGAATGCTAAGTGCGTTCTAAAAATAATGGCTATTAATGTGAAACTGACAGCTACGATTTGTTTGGAATAATTATTGATTTATGTAAACTATGAATAAATACAAAAAATTAGGAGTAGGTCTGTTACTGGACGCTTTAGGCTTTGTCTCCTTTATAATTCCAGGAGTTGGTGAATTCTCCGATATTATTTGGGCACCAATTTCGGGTTGGTTAATGACCAAATTATATACTGGAAAAGCTGGAAAAATAGCAGGAGTTATCGCTTTCGTCGAGGAAGCTTTGCCTGGCTTTGACGTCATACCAACATTCACTTTGATGTGGTTTTATACTTATGTTTTTAAAACTGATAAATCAGTAGAAAAGGTTTAATATAAGTCAATTTGAGCACAGTCAAAACATTATATGTTTTAAAGCTAAAGTGTTTTGAATGTGCTCAATTTGAGATTTCTTATATAATCAAATACGGTTACAACGCATATGTAACTCCAACGGTTACATTACGTCCCATGTTTAAAATGCCATCGGGTTTTAAGCGTGATAAATGGTGAACGTATGCTGTATCAAATAAGTTGGTTGCAGAGATAGAAACATTCATATCATTTTTAAAAATTTTGAAAGTACTACCAGCACCTATACTAAATAGGTTGTAAGCATCTGAAGTCGTTTCAAAAGTATTCACTTTGTTTTGGGCAAATGTAGAACGTAGTTTTATAAAGACATTGATATTTTTCATGGACTTGGAATTAAACTCTGCACGTAGTGTATTGGTTAATGAATTTGCAGGAATTAATGGCAAATAGTCATCATTATCCAATTGGCCTGTTACAGATTCAAAACTACTTTCTAAGTGCAGCCAATGGATAGGATGCGGATGTAAATGCAGTCCGAATTCCCCTCCATACAAAGTGGCATTCTGCTGTTCATATAAAAACACTGGGTCTTCATCAATGAATTCCCCATTTGGATTTAAGAAAATATAATCATTCACTTTATTGTAAAAGGCATTAGCAAACAATTCAATATGCTCATTTTTATATTCTAAAGCTAAATCGACTTGAAAGTTTTGTTCGTTGGCTAGGTTTTCATTTCCTATTTCATAACGATTTGTGCCTTCATGTGTGCCATCAGAGGCTAGTTCCGCAAGATTTGGAGCTCTAAATCCCGTTGCTAAATTCAATCTGGCCGTTATTTTTTCGAAAAGATGGGTTTTAAATCCTAAGGCGCCATTAAAAGAATTAAAAGATTTGTCAAAACTATTTTCTATAGCTATTGCCCTTAAATCATAGCGTGCCCCTAATTGTACATCTATGGTTTCAAAATGAATATGTGAGGTTGCCAAAACACCGAAATCATTAGTTGTTGCATCAGGAATCAAAATTTCTTCGCCGTAATTTGAATTCATTTGACTCATACCTTGGACGCCGACAATCGTTTCAAATCGTCCTAAAGCTGGAAGATTGTATTTTACATCGTAGTTAAACGTTTTTAACTTCATGTTTAAAGCCGCTTCTAGTTCTTCATGTTCATTGTGGTCTTCCTCGTGTTCCTCATCATGGCCTTCTTCATGTTCTTCCTCGTCTTCATCATGATGATGTTCTTCTTCAAATTCTTTCCTGTTATTATAGAGATATCCCAAAGTGACATCTAAACTGGAATTTTCAAAAAATAATGTTGATTTTGAACTAAAAATATGATTGTCAATATTTTGAAAAGGCAACATCGGTGTTTTAGCTGTGGATTGGATTCCGATCCCTTCAGGTAAACCTAATTTGGCATTATTTAAATTGTAACGCAATTCGGTTTTGAAATTTGAAGATAGATACCCTAATCCCGCTTTAAAATCCTGTTCCCTATATCTTGTGTTTGTCACTCTGTACTGCTTGGTGTCGTAATCGGAATGTTCTGTTAAACTTCCCCTAAATAAAAATTTGAATCCTTTACTAGACGCTTTATAACCAGCATTTGTGGAATAACCTTTGGTGTTACTAAAATAGTTAACCGAAGCATCTGCGGAAGATTCGTCCCTATTAGCAAAACGCTCGGGATTAAGATACAAAACACCACCTAAAGCGTCGCTACCATAGAGTAGGGAAGCAGGTCCTTTGATTACTTCGACACTCTCAATTCCGGCATCATTGATACCAAGTCCGTGTTCGTCTCCAAATTGTTGATTCTCTAAACGAACCCCTTGTGTATATACCAACACACGATTTGAACTAAGTCCTCTAATGACGGGTTTACCGATGCTGTTTCCTGTACTCACGCTTTCTACACCAGCAATTGTGGTTATACCTTCTGCAAGTGTGAGTGCGCCCGAAGCTTTTAAGTCCCTTATCTTTTTTTGTTCTACTTTCATCACGTTTTCACTTTGTAATTTGTGAAAAGGAGTAGAGACAATCACTTCTTCCATTTCCATGGCAGATTTGGATAGCTCAATGGTTAAATGATCTTCAGTAGGAACGGAAACTGTAAGGGATTGTGTTTGAAATCCAATAAAAGAAACTACGATTTTATAGGTGCCCTTTGAAAGTTGAAGGGAAAATTCACCATTAACGTCAGTTATGGTTCCCGTTTCCTGTTCTGGTAAATAAATGGTTGCGTAAGGTATTGCTGTTTGAGTTGATTGCTCTAAGACCTTACCGTCAATTGTGTTTTGAGCATAAATATTAGTGCATAAAATACCTAATACTATGAATAGAAATCGATTCATAAATAAATGATTTAATAATAATTAATAAAAAATAAAATTCTGATTATTAAATCAATTGAGGTGGTCCTCGAAGTGCTGTTTGAAGCTTTTGATAATCACTAACAAATTCGTATTGGGAATCTGTTATTTTGAAGTTCCCTTCAGTTGGAGTAAGCGTATCTATTTCAATTTGAAAGTAAAACTGATTAGTGAGTTTGAATTTGTGAAAATCACAATCAATATCAGATTCGTGAAAATGCGTGTCTGAAGAATTATCGTCTTCACAAACGTGATGGTTGTCGTGTGTAAATACGTGATTTAATTTTACTATAGATGGAAAGAGAACAACTAAGACTAACGTTAAAGCGCAAGTCTTAAATAATAATGAAATAACTGTTTTTAAATTCAATCTAAAAAGCGTTTAAATCCAAATCTGCTCAACATTTTCTTTTCAAACTCCCAGAAAAATTTGAACTGACCAAAAAGCCATCCAAAGAATACCAATAGAATCTGGTAGAAAATTAGACCAATGATAATGAATAAAATCCAGTAGAGTATAGGATTTAAGTTTTCTTTAGTAATTCCTAGGAGTTTTATAATTGGTCGGCCCACATATAATGAAGATGAACCTGTAACAGCGAATACCATGAACACACGGATCATTTCCCATTTGTAGTCGAGAATCCATTTTTTTTCCAGTTTTTTGAATATGAATAGCGTCAATTTCAAAAGAAGAAAAAAGATAACTAAAGATGAAATGATATTAAAAACTAAATTATAATCTTTTAAAATAGCATTCGACATTTTGAAGGCTGAATAGCCTAATACAACGATACCAAAAAAGGGAAATAACAACTGCCAATTATGCTGAATTTCCCAATGTTTTTTAAATTTTTCCATAGTCCGACAATCGTGCTGCAAAACTAAGAAATTAACTTGTATTTACAGACTAAATTCTGGGCATAAAAGAAGATAAACGCTGTTTGTATTTCAGTTGAAAATAGATAAAATAATTGTACAATTTATAATTTACCTCATAACCATAATCGGTTCGTGTATCATAATCGATACGAAGTTCGTAGAGATTAGGATCGTATGTCATGGGTTGCATATTTCTTTGATTCCAAGCCTGTACCAAAATAGCATTTCTGGACTCTAAAAATTGTTGTGAATAATAACCCTCTGGTCTCGCTGTGCCAATTAGCCAAGCGTTAAATCCAGGTTCGATAATAATAATTTCGTAATCACTTTCGTCGCTACTAATGGATACCGTATCATTTTCCACAAGTCCACTTTCATTGCCGTTATCGATTGTTTGGTTGGTGTTGTAAGATTTACAACTTGCGATTAATATAAGAATTATTACAAATGGGATTATCGTTTTAAGGGATCGACTGAACACCTTACTGGATTTATCAGAGAGCGGGTTAGATTTTAAAAGTGGGTATTTCATAATCTTAAAGATATTAAAAATTTGTTAGTGTCTATTGGAGTTATAATCTATTTAACACTACAAATAAAAGCCACAATGAAGCATTTGCCAATACAAAATGAGTGAAATGATGTTGCCATTGAGTCAATGGCTCTATTTTAATTGGAATCAGAAAATTAGATAGATAAAACAGTTAAAAATCTATTTTGGTTTTTTGGCTCCGCGTTCTTTATGTCCGTGCTCCTGTTTACCATATTGATTGTAATGGTCTTTTTTCTGAGCTCCTTTTTCGACTGTTGCATTCGGGTGAAGAATTTTTTCATGCTCGGTTTTTGGATTTTCCCTGTTTTTGTCGTTTTGTTTTTCTTTATCTGAATTCATAATGAGTTGTTTTTGATACTATCAATAAGTATAAAATTTTCCATTTACATTGATGTTTTTGCAAAATATGA
Protein-coding sequences here:
- a CDS encoding TonB-dependent receptor, which encodes MNRFLFIVLGILCTNIYAQNTIDGKVLEQSTQTAIPYATIYLPEQETGTITDVNGEFSLQLSKGTYKIVVSFIGFQTQSLTVSVPTEDHLTIELSKSAMEMEEVIVSTPFHKLQSENVMKVEQKKIRDLKASGALTLAEGITTIAGVESVSTGNSIGKPVIRGLSSNRVLVYTQGVRLENQQFGDEHGLGINDAGIESVEVIKGPASLLYGSDALGGVLYLNPERFANRDESSADASVNYFSNTKGYSTNAGYKASSKGFKFLFRGSLTEHSDYDTKQYRVTNTRYREQDFKAGLGYLSSNFKTELRYNLNNAKLGLPEGIGIQSTAKTPMLPFQNIDNHIFSSKSTLFFENSSLDVTLGYLYNNRKEFEEEHHHDEDEEEHEEGHDEEHEEDHNEHEELEAALNMKLKTFNYDVKYNLPALGRFETIVGVQGMSQMNSNYGEEILIPDATTNDFGVLATSHIHFETIDVQLGARYDLRAIAIENSFDKSFNSFNGALGFKTHLFEKITARLNLATGFRAPNLAELASDGTHEGTNRYEIGNENLANEQNFQVDLALEYKNEHIELFANAFYNKVNDYIFLNPNGEFIDEDPVFLYEQQNATLYGGEFGLHLHPHPIHWLHLESSFESVTGQLDNDDYLPLIPANSLTNTLRAEFNSKSMKNINVFIKLRSTFAQNKVNTFETTSDAYNLFSIGAGSTFKIFKNDMNVSISATNLFDTAYVHHLSRLKPDGILNMGRNVTVGVTYAL
- a CDS encoding DUF6787 family protein, yielding MEKFKKHWEIQHNWQLLFPFFGIVVLGYSAFKMSNAILKDYNLVFNIISSLVIFFLLLKLTLFIFKKLEKKWILDYKWEMIRVFMVFAVTGSSSLYVGRPIIKLLGITKENLNPILYWILFIIIGLIFYQILLVFFGWLFGQFKFFWEFEKKMLSRFGFKRFLD
- a CDS encoding ABC transporter ATP-binding protein, which translates into the protein MNKTVISSKQIKKAYKELQVLKGVDLTILEGEVISIVGASGAGKTTLLQILGTLDKPDYASDTELIINDQSIKTLNDKALAKFRNKNIGFIFQFHQLLPEFTALENVCIPAFINNTPKTDAEKRAKELLDYLGLSERIHHKPNSMSGGEQQRVAVARALINNPNIIFADEPSGNLDSESADQLHNLFFKLRNEFNQTFVIVTHNQELAAMADRKLTMVDGKIVT
- a CDS encoding DUF3999 family protein, with protein sequence MTLTTKLLTSFLIGFTFICSAQMETYNYKRTLTNVNDEWHQFTLPIAVFGKLNSDLSDLRIYGTTENDTIEAPYFLEVLSDKIVHKSIPFKIINKTKSDNNYYFTFQLDSENTINQINLNFNDTNFDWKVGLEGSQNQKEWFTILEDYRILAIKNEATNFKFTTLEFPETKYRFYRLIIKHTVQPELESAQLSKHEITKGNSVKYLIESLKTKEDKQLKTTTINAELELPIALSQIDIDVSNSFDYYRPLKIEYRSDSTKTEKGWKYHYRTITSGTLNSMEANRFKFGNTIAKYLKITIYNSDNQPLTISDFTAKGYEYRLIGRFTEPADYTLVYGNPSARQPNYDINKFKSKIPKDLKPLKVGAEEVILKRGQQKVTPLFENGYWLWAIIGVVIIVLGGFTLRMLRKG
- a CDS encoding DUF6146 family protein, with protein sequence MKYPLLKSNPLSDKSSKVFSRSLKTIIPFVIILILIASCKSYNTNQTIDNGNESGLVENDTVSISSDESDYEIIIIEPGFNAWLIGTARPEGYYSQQFLESRNAILVQAWNQRNMQPMTYDPNLYELRIDYDTRTDYGYEVNYKLYNYFIYFQLKYKQRLSSFMPRI